One Schistocerca cancellata isolate TAMUIC-IGC-003103 chromosome 1, iqSchCanc2.1, whole genome shotgun sequence genomic region harbors:
- the LOC126126628 gene encoding gustatory receptor 23a-like → MGIVCGQLLRSTRPPAGSEAELEELATCAGQPRAAAAVEAEVRRLQRARMALHRCSRLCSLHFGPALLLSVLTDFTVMTCTAYWLILLAQETDKSTDILVRVFGLTNILCRQLAVCWVCSSAADRADRAGLLLSRLQPLLRPGPAVDVLQLSVERLRVSAMGFCDIDLRVFTATISAAVTYLVILLQFHK, encoded by the coding sequence ATGGGCATCGTCTGTGGGCAGCTGCTGAGGAGTACCCGGCCGCCGGCGGGCAGCGAGGCTGAGCTGGAGGAGCTGGCGACGTGTGCAGGACAgccgcgggcggcggcggcggtggaggcggaggtgcggcggctgcagcgcgccaggatggccctccaccgctGCTCCCGCCTTTGCAGTCTCCACTTCGGACCTGCACTGTTGCTGTCCGTCTTGACAGATTTCACCGTTATGACTTGCACTGCCTATTGGTTAATACTCTTGGCACAAGAAACAGACAAGAGTACGGATATACTCGTGAGAGTATTTGGACTTACTAACATATTGTGTCGCCAGCTGGCGGTGTGCTGGGTGTGTTCCTCTGCGGCTGACCGCGCCGACAGAGCTGGTCTGTTGCTGTCGAGGCTGCAGCCGCTCCTTCGCCCTGGCCCAGCAGTCGATGTTCTGCAACTGTCAGTGGAGAGACTACGAGTTTCTGCCATGGGGTTCTGTGACATCGATCTTCGTGTCTTCACAGCCACTATTAGTGCTGCAGTCACTTATCTCGTGATACTTCTACAATTTCATAAGTGA